A genome region from Bacillaceae bacterium IKA-2 includes the following:
- the istB gene encoding IS21-like element helper ATPase IstB, whose protein sequence is MNSSYVKLVQNLDYLNMKQMMVHLDETIDFMTHNQLSFVDTLLKLTGYEIEMKEKNMITAMVKVAAFPHLKEVKDFDFDFQPSINKQQILDFTTLRFLERRENIVFLGPSGVGKTHLATSIGIAAAKKRTSTYFIKCNELILNLKRAKLENRLETRIKHYAKYRLLIIDEIGYLPIDAEDAKLFFQLIDLRYEKKSTILTTNSNFKSWDEVFQDTKIANAILDRVLHHATVVNIIGNSYRLKDHMKKED, encoded by the coding sequence ATGAATAGCAGTTACGTCAAACTAGTTCAAAATCTAGACTACTTAAACATGAAGCAAATGATGGTTCATCTGGATGAAACGATAGATTTTATGACACATAATCAATTATCCTTTGTCGATACCTTACTTAAATTAACAGGTTATGAGATTGAGATGAAAGAGAAGAATATGATCACAGCCATGGTAAAAGTGGCGGCTTTCCCGCACTTAAAAGAAGTTAAGGACTTTGATTTCGACTTTCAACCATCAATAAATAAACAGCAAATTCTTGATTTCACCACTCTTCGTTTCTTAGAACGAAGAGAAAATATTGTTTTTTTAGGACCTAGTGGGGTGGGGAAAACTCACCTGGCAACTTCAATAGGGATTGCCGCAGCAAAAAAAAGGACGAGCACCTATTTCATTAAATGTAACGAATTAATTCTTAATCTAAAGAGAGCAAAATTAGAAAATCGTTTGGAAACCAGGATAAAACATTATGCAAAATATAGACTTCTTATTATTGATGAAATCGGCTATTTACCGATTGACGCCGAGGATGCAAAACTCTTTTTCCAACTGATTGATTTACGTTACGAAAAGAAGAGTACGATTTTAACAACGAATTCAAATTTCAAGTCATGGGACGAGGTATTTCAGGATACGAAAATTGCGAATGCGATATTAGATCGGGTCCTCCATCATGCGACAGTAGTGAATATCATAGGGAATTCCTATCGTCTCAAAGATCATATGAAGAAGGAAGATTAA